A single window of Rhodamnia argentea isolate NSW1041297 chromosome 5, ASM2092103v1, whole genome shotgun sequence DNA harbors:
- the LOC115740071 gene encoding glycine--tRNA ligase, mitochondrial 1-like isoform X1 — translation MDCTDYSFREVLAGCLTSDEFRETLMKALKVGCFCTPSFHSYRDVPRIYEYDSTGLNIESRVLKLWNWHFTLSMEVVRLPGVLPPRCPEKVPVVKDEKTGTFYRADCLLKQFCFEKLEKASSLNAEKAAEFNQLLRNLYTLSEEELGKHIKDYGITAPDTQNTLSIPFFVKWSVQTPICAPPFQFGPYMRPRYEQDKFEDLTRLFEENDCSFPVATCHIGQSFEEEISPSRGLVIRHEFSVAEIQHFVDPKDTTHGKFRAVAEVETFMFPREQQKYGQSAIKIVLDQAVSKGIVDNMTLAYYIGKAFLFLTCLGIDKDHLRFRQRFRSEMAPYAVDCWVAEIECSSGWIECVDIAYSPEYDSQARAVKSVVALMDNEKLTKTKEEEKSGLALIDNEKLTETTEEEEKNGVVLNDNEKLSETREEEDEIEFALHDNGTFIETIAAREPTVAPNEKELGHAFEGNQKIVIESLLAMSKEEALLMKDDLASEGESAFLVRTWGKTVTIKDNMVNISVKRTRERERVFRPSVIEPSFCIERIIHCLFEHSLYMRPSKAGDERVSVFRFPPLVAPIECAVFSMREKKPNHESARLIRRSLTDAGVSYRNFIAGNTTGKEYAEADELGVPFAIIVDSNVDVSIRDRDSGDKVRVSVGEAASVVKGLIDGHKTWSCICSSF, via the exons ATGGACTGCACCGATTACTCGTTCCGAGAAGTCCTCGCCGGCTGCCTCACGAGTGACGAGTTCCGCGAAACGTTGATGAAGGCGCTGAAGGTCGGCTGTTTCTGCACTCCCTCGTTCCACAGTTACCGGGATGTCCCCAGGATCTACGAATACGACTCGACCGGTCTCAACATCGAGTCGCGCGTCTTGAAGTTATGGAATTGG CATTTTACTCTATCCATGGAGGTAGTTCGCTTGCCTGGTGTCTTGCCGCCTCGTTGTCCGGAGAAGGTTCCTGTTGTGAAAGATGAGAAAACTGGGACTTTCTATCGAGCTGACTGTCTGCTGAAACAATTTTGTTTTGAGAAGCTCGAAAAGGCTTCGAGCCTTAATGCGGAGAAGGCTGCGGAATTCAATCAACTACTTAGGAACTTGTATACCCTCTCTGAGGAGGAATTGGGGAAACACATAAAAGACTATGGTATCACCGCTCCGGACACCCAAAATACTCTCTCCATTCCCTTTTTCGTGAAGTGGAGTGTGCAAACGCCCATATGTGCACCTCCTTTTCAATTTGG GCCGTACATGCGACCTCGATATGAGCAGGACAAATTTGAAGATTTGACAAGGCTATTTGAGGAAAACGACTGTAGCTTCCCCGTGGCTACTTGTCATATTGGTCAGTCTTTCGAAGAAGAG ATTTCTCCTTCCCGTGGCCTTGTGATCCGCCATGAGTTCTCAGTCGCTGAGATCCAGCATTTTGTCGATCCAAAAGATACAACCCATGGTAAGTTTCGTGCAGTTGCAGAGGTGGAAACTTTTATGTTCCCAAGGGAACAACAAAAGTATGGCCAGTCTGCGATTAAAATTGTGCTTGATCAAGCAGTTTCAAAG ggaATTGTTGACAATATGACTCTCGCCTACTACATTGGCaaagcctttttatttttaacatgCCTTGGCATAGACAAGGATCACTTGCGTTTTAGGCAGCGTTTTCGGAGCGAAATGGCTCCCTATGCAGTAGATTGTTGGGTTGCAGAAATTGAGTGTTCCAGTGGTTGGATTGAGTGCGTTGACATTGCATATAGTCCAGAGTATGATTCACAAGCACGTGCG GTAAAAAGTGTAGTTGCCCTTATGGACAACGAAAAACTTACTAAAACCAAAGAAGAG GAGAAAAGTGGATTGGCCCTTATTGACAATGAAAAACTTACTGAAACCACAGAGGAAGAG GAGAAAAATGGAGTTGTCCTTAATGACAATGAAAAACTTAGTGAAACCAGAGAAGAAGAG GATGAAATTGAATTTGCTCTTCATGACAATGGAACATTTATCGAAACCATTGCAGCGAGG GAACCGACAGTTGCTCCAAACGAGAAGGAACTAGGTCATGCCTTTGAGGGAAATCAAAAGATAGTGATTGAATCTCTATTGGCAATGAGTAAAGAGGAGGCTTTGCTGATGAAAGATGATTTAGCATCCGAAGGAGAGTCTGCATTTCTTGTACGCACTTGGGGGAAAACAGTAACAATCAAGGACAACATGGTCAATATTTCTGTGAAGAGGACGAGGGAAAGGGAGAGGGTTTTTAGACCATCTGTTATTGAACCATCTTTTTGCATTGAACGCATAATACACTGCCTTTTTGAGCATTCTCTCTATATGAGGCCGAGCAAAGCGGGGGATGAACGAGTAAGCGTGTTCCGCTTCCCTCCACTGGTAGCACCTATTGAATGTGCAGTTTTCTCAATGAGAGAGAAGAAACCAAACCATGAGTCAGCTCGACTTATTAGAAGATCACTGACTGATGCCGGTGTTTCTTATAGGAATTTCATCGCAG GCAACACCACAGGGAAGGAGTATGCTGAAGCCGATGAGCTTGGCGTGCCCTTTGCAATCATTGTCGATTCAAATGTAGATGTGTCCATTCGAGATAGGGACAGCGGAGATAAAGTTAGAGTAAGCGTGGGGGAAGCGGCCTCAGTTGTGAAGGGGTTGATTGACGGGCACAAGACCTGGTCCTGCATATGTTCGAGCTTCTGA
- the LOC115740071 gene encoding glycine--tRNA ligase, mitochondrial 1-like isoform X2 yields the protein MDCTDYSFREVLAGCLTSDEFRETLMKALKVGCFCTPSFHSYRDVPRIYEYDSTGLNIESRVLKLWNWHFTLSMEVVRLPGVLPPRCPEKVPVVKDEKTGTFYRADCLLKQFCFEKLEKASSLNAEKAAEFNQLLRNLYTLSEEELGKHIKDYGITAPDTQNTLSIPFFVKWSVQTPICAPPFQFGPYMRPRYEQDKFEDLTRLFEENDCSFPVATCHIGQSFEEEISPSRGLVIRHEFSVAEIQHFVDPKDTTHGKFRAVAEVETFMFPREQQKYGQSAIKIVLDQAVSKGIVDNMTLAYYIGKAFLFLTCLGIDKDHLRFRQRFRSEMAPYAVDCWVAEIECSSGWIECVDIAYSPEYDSQARADEIEFALHDNGTFIETIAAREPTVAPNEKELGHAFEGNQKIVIESLLAMSKEEALLMKDDLASEGESAFLVRTWGKTVTIKDNMVNISVKRTRERERVFRPSVIEPSFCIERIIHCLFEHSLYMRPSKAGDERVSVFRFPPLVAPIECAVFSMREKKPNHESARLIRRSLTDAGVSYRNFIAGNTTGKEYAEADELGVPFAIIVDSNVDVSIRDRDSGDKVRVSVGEAASVVKGLIDGHKTWSCICSSF from the exons ATGGACTGCACCGATTACTCGTTCCGAGAAGTCCTCGCCGGCTGCCTCACGAGTGACGAGTTCCGCGAAACGTTGATGAAGGCGCTGAAGGTCGGCTGTTTCTGCACTCCCTCGTTCCACAGTTACCGGGATGTCCCCAGGATCTACGAATACGACTCGACCGGTCTCAACATCGAGTCGCGCGTCTTGAAGTTATGGAATTGG CATTTTACTCTATCCATGGAGGTAGTTCGCTTGCCTGGTGTCTTGCCGCCTCGTTGTCCGGAGAAGGTTCCTGTTGTGAAAGATGAGAAAACTGGGACTTTCTATCGAGCTGACTGTCTGCTGAAACAATTTTGTTTTGAGAAGCTCGAAAAGGCTTCGAGCCTTAATGCGGAGAAGGCTGCGGAATTCAATCAACTACTTAGGAACTTGTATACCCTCTCTGAGGAGGAATTGGGGAAACACATAAAAGACTATGGTATCACCGCTCCGGACACCCAAAATACTCTCTCCATTCCCTTTTTCGTGAAGTGGAGTGTGCAAACGCCCATATGTGCACCTCCTTTTCAATTTGG GCCGTACATGCGACCTCGATATGAGCAGGACAAATTTGAAGATTTGACAAGGCTATTTGAGGAAAACGACTGTAGCTTCCCCGTGGCTACTTGTCATATTGGTCAGTCTTTCGAAGAAGAG ATTTCTCCTTCCCGTGGCCTTGTGATCCGCCATGAGTTCTCAGTCGCTGAGATCCAGCATTTTGTCGATCCAAAAGATACAACCCATGGTAAGTTTCGTGCAGTTGCAGAGGTGGAAACTTTTATGTTCCCAAGGGAACAACAAAAGTATGGCCAGTCTGCGATTAAAATTGTGCTTGATCAAGCAGTTTCAAAG ggaATTGTTGACAATATGACTCTCGCCTACTACATTGGCaaagcctttttatttttaacatgCCTTGGCATAGACAAGGATCACTTGCGTTTTAGGCAGCGTTTTCGGAGCGAAATGGCTCCCTATGCAGTAGATTGTTGGGTTGCAGAAATTGAGTGTTCCAGTGGTTGGATTGAGTGCGTTGACATTGCATATAGTCCAGAGTATGATTCACAAGCACGTGCG GATGAAATTGAATTTGCTCTTCATGACAATGGAACATTTATCGAAACCATTGCAGCGAGG GAACCGACAGTTGCTCCAAACGAGAAGGAACTAGGTCATGCCTTTGAGGGAAATCAAAAGATAGTGATTGAATCTCTATTGGCAATGAGTAAAGAGGAGGCTTTGCTGATGAAAGATGATTTAGCATCCGAAGGAGAGTCTGCATTTCTTGTACGCACTTGGGGGAAAACAGTAACAATCAAGGACAACATGGTCAATATTTCTGTGAAGAGGACGAGGGAAAGGGAGAGGGTTTTTAGACCATCTGTTATTGAACCATCTTTTTGCATTGAACGCATAATACACTGCCTTTTTGAGCATTCTCTCTATATGAGGCCGAGCAAAGCGGGGGATGAACGAGTAAGCGTGTTCCGCTTCCCTCCACTGGTAGCACCTATTGAATGTGCAGTTTTCTCAATGAGAGAGAAGAAACCAAACCATGAGTCAGCTCGACTTATTAGAAGATCACTGACTGATGCCGGTGTTTCTTATAGGAATTTCATCGCAG GCAACACCACAGGGAAGGAGTATGCTGAAGCCGATGAGCTTGGCGTGCCCTTTGCAATCATTGTCGATTCAAATGTAGATGTGTCCATTCGAGATAGGGACAGCGGAGATAAAGTTAGAGTAAGCGTGGGGGAAGCGGCCTCAGTTGTGAAGGGGTTGATTGACGGGCACAAGACCTGGTCCTGCATATGTTCGAGCTTCTGA